One Raphanus sativus cultivar WK10039 unplaced genomic scaffold, ASM80110v3 Scaffold4650, whole genome shotgun sequence genomic window carries:
- the LOC130507500 gene encoding uncharacterized protein LOC130507500 has protein sequence MQVNDGRTAFFWFDNWLQTGRLIDITGAVGTCYLGIPRTAKVCDAVSQAQWNVRGHRSRHFRELHARIQREPVLDVEQGHDVILWKHSEDDYKPWFSSKQTWEQIREHKTTVIWSKTVWFAQGVPRFSFMVWLVVKNRLATGDRMRAWGLHQSCVLCGERDETRDHIFFACPYSFTVWNNLAGRLSGYRTDPDWEITLQFLTNNDLQYLDKILLKLVFQTSIYHIWQERNKRRHHTGYRSVDQLIRLIDKAVRNRISSLRYGADHKLGRMMQRWFEMTQTT, from the coding sequence ATGCAGGTAAACGATGGGCGCACTGCattcttctggtttgataactGGCTGCAGACAGGGAGGCTTATTGATATTACGGGGGCTGTTGGTACATGTTATCTGGGCATTCCCCGTACTGCCAAAGTATGTGATGCAGTTTCGCAAGCGCAGTGGAATGTCAGGGGCCATAGAAGCCGCCATTTTCGTGAGCTACACGCTCGCATCCAACGAGAACCGGTCCTGGATGTTGAACAAGGCCATGATGTAATCCTCTGGAAGCATTCTGAGGATGACTATAAACCTTGGTTCTCTTCTAAGCAAACATGGGAACAGATTCGAGAGCATAAGACGACTGTTATATGGAGTAAGACTGTTTGGTTTGCTCAAGGGGTACCGAGATTCTCGTTTATGGTCTGGCTGGTTGTGAAGAATAGATTAGCCACAGGAGACCGGATGAGAGCTTGGGGCCTGCATCAGAGCTGTGTTCTGTGTGGTGAGAGGGATGAAACCCGAGATCACATCTTCTTCGCTTGCCCGTACTCATTTACTGTCTGGAACAATTTAGCAGGAAGGCTTAGTGGTTACAGAACTGATCCTGATTGGGAGATTACACTGCAGTTTCTGACCAATAATGACCTGCAGTACTTGGACAAGATTCTGTTGAAACTGGTTTTCCAGACCTCCATCTATCACATCTGGCAGGAAAGGAACAAACGCAGGCATCACACGGGTTACCGTTCGGTGGATCAGTTGATTAGGCTTATTGATAAAGCAGTCCGGAACAGGATATCGTCCCTGCGATATGGAGCTGATCATAAACTTGGAAGGATGATGCAAAGATGGTTCGAAATGACACAAACCACCTGA